The nucleotide sequence CCGGAGACACCTTCGGCATGTCTTTGAGCGCGGTGTCGGGGTCCTTCAGGCCGTTGCCGGTGACCGTGCACACCACGGTTGACCCGCGGGCCACCCACCCGTCGTCGATGGCCTTGAGCAGACCGGCGATGCTGGCCGCCGAGGCGGGCTCGACGAACACCCCCTCGGCGCGCGCGACCAGGTGATAGGCGGCAAGGATTTCCTCATCAGTCGCCGCCAGGAAGCGCCCCTTGGACTGCTGCTGCGCCTCCACGGCCGACGTCCACGACGCCGGCGAGCCAATGCGAATCGCGGTGGCGATGGTCTCCGGGTGGTTCACCGGTTCGCCGAGAACCAACGGCGCCGCACCCGCGGCTTGGGTGCCCAGCATGCGAGGCAACTTCTCGATAATGCCGTCTCGGTGATACTCGGTGTATCCCTTCCAGTACGCGGTGATGTTGCCCGCGTTACCGACTGGAAGTGCGTGCACATCCGGTGCGACGCCCAGCGCGTCGACGATCTCGAACGCCGCGGTCTTCTGGCCCTCGATACGCACCGGGTTCACGGAGTTGACCAATGAGATGGTCGGGAAGTCGGCAGCCATCTTGCGCGCCAGTTCCAGACAGTCGTCGAAGTTGCCGTCAATCTGGATGATCTTGGCCCCGTGCATGACCGCCTGAGCCAGCTTGCCCATCGCAATCTTGCCCTGCGGGATCAGCACCGCACAGGTGATCCCAGCGCGGGCGGCGTAGGCCGCCGCCGACGCCGACGTGTTCCCGGTCGATGCGCACAACACGGCCTGTTGCCCACGCGCCAGCGCGTCGGTCACCGCCATGGTCATGCCCCGGTCCTTGAAGGATCCGGTGGGGTTGAGGCCCTCGACCTTGAGGTGGATCGTGCACCCGGTCTGCTTGGAGAGCCTCGGAGCCGCGATCAGCGGAGTACCGCCCTCGAGCAGGGTGACAGGAGCCCAGTCATCGGCCACCGGGAGGCGGTCCCGGTACGCCGCGATCAAACCGGGCCAGGGCTTGTGGACCGCGGTCGGCGAGGCGCTCACAGGTCGTTGCCTTCCAGTCGCAGCACGCTGGCCACATTTTCGACGACGTCCAAGTCCGCAAGCGCTTCAACGGTTTCCGAAAGTGCGGCATCGGTAGCCAGGTGGGTGACCACCACGATCCGGGCCCCGATGCGTTGGCCGTCTTGGTCCACGACCCCTTCTTGACGCACCTCGGCGATGCTTACGTCGCGCTTGGCGAACTCGGCCGCTACCGCCGACAACACACCCGCCTTATCGGCGACATTCATGCTGACGTAATAGCGCGTAGAGATGAAACCCATTGGTGCCACCGGTAGTTGAGCATATTTGGATTCGCGTGGGCCACGGCTACCGAGGACCCGGTTGCGCGCGGCCATCACCAGGTCGCCGGTCACCGCCGAGGCGGTTGGCGCCCCACCGGCGCCCTGACCGTAGAACATCAATCGCCCAGCGGCCTCGGCCTCGACCACCACGGCATTGAACGCACCGTTGACCGTGGCCAACGGGTGCGACAGCGGCACCAACGCCGGATACACCCGGGCCGAGACCCGTTGCTGACCTTCGTCAGTGGTGAGGCGCTCACAAATCGACAGCAGCTTGATGGTGCAGCCCAGAGCGCGGGCCGAGGCGAAGTCCGCGGGCGTGATCTTGGTGATGCCCTCGCGGTAGACGTCATCCGCGGTCACCCGGGTATGGAACGCGATCGAGGCCAGGATCGCGGCTTTGGCCGCGGCATCAAAGCCCTCGACATCTGCGGTGGGATCGGCTTCGGCATAGCCGAGCGCGCCCGCATCGGCCAGCGCTTTCGCGTACTCGGCCCCGGTGCTGTCCATTTCGGACAGGATGTAGTTGGTGGTGCCGTTGACGATGCCGGCCACCCGCAACACCGTGTCGCCGGCCAGCGACTGGGTCAACGGACGGATGACGGGAATGGCGCCGGCCACCGCGGCTTCGAAATAGAGATCGACATGTGCGCTTTCGGCCGCCTGCGCCAGTTCACCAGTAGAGGTGGACAGCAACGCCTTGTTGGCGGTCACGACGGATTTGCCGTGCTCGAGCGCGGTCAGGATCGCCTTGCGTGACGGCTCCACCGGACCCATCACTTCGACGACGATGTCGACGTCCTCACGCGAAACGAGCTTCTCAATGTCGTCGGTCAGTAGGTCGATGGGTACACCGCGGTCGTCCGCAACTCGACGCACTCCGACGCCGCGCAGCACCAGTGGGGCGCCGACACGGGCCGCGAGATCATCAGCGCTTTCCTCGATGATGCGGACAACTTCGCTACCAACGTTGCCCAATCCGAGCACCGCTACACCGACCGGCTTTACGTCACCGGACACGGGTTACCTCACCTCCAGACTCAAAAGATCATCAACCGTCTCACGGCGCAGGACCAGACGCGCCTTACCCGCGCGCACCGCCACCACCGCGGGACGGCCAATCATGTTGTAACGACTTGACAGCGAATAGCAGTAGGCACCGGTCGCAGCCACGGCCACCAAATCGCCCGGCTGCAGGTCGTCGGGCACCCACGTGTCACGCACGATGATATCGCCACTTTCACAGTGTTTTCCGACCACGCGAGCCAGCGTCGCCGGCGCATCACTGACACGCGAGACCAACCGGACGTCGTACTGAGCGTCATAGAGCGCGGTGCGGATGTTGTCACTCATGCCGCCATCCACGCTGACGTAGCGCCGGTTCGCCGTGGCGCTCACGTCAACGTCCTTGACCGTGCCGACTTCGTACAGCGTGATGGTGCCCGGTCCGGCGATAGCGCGTCCGGGCTCGACCACCAGCCTGGGCGCGGGCAGGCCCACGGCCGCCGACTCATTGCTCACGATCGCGCCCAGCTTGTCGGCCAACTCCCCTACCGGCGGCGGGTCGTCGGATGACAGATACGAGATACCCAGGCCGCCGCCAAGATCGACCGTCGCAAGCTGCGCGGTCTTTTCCGAACCGAATTCAGCGACCACCTCGCGCAGCAGGCCGATGACACGGTGGGCGGCCAGTTCAAAACCATCCACATCGAAGATCTGGGAACCGATGTGGCTGTGCAGTCCGACCAGCCGCAAGTGGTCGGTCGCAAAGACCCGGCGCACCGCTGCCATCGCCGCGCCGCTGGAGATCGAGAGCCCGAACTTCTGGTCTTCGTGCGCGGTGGAGATGAACTCGTGGGTGTGCGCCTCGACCCCGACGGTGAGACGAACAAAGACGTCCTGGACGATGCCCGCCTCACCCGCGATGGCGTCGAGACGCTCGATCTCGATCATCGAGTCCAGCACGATGTGACCGACGCCGGCCTTGACCGCGGTCGTCAACTCTGCGACCGACTTGTTGTTGCCGTGCAGGGTAATCCGCTCCGGCGGAAAATTGGCGTGCAGTGCGACTGCCAGCTCTCCACCGGTGGATACGTCGATCGAGAGTCCCTCTTCGTTCACCCAGCGCGCGATCTCGCTGCACAGGAAGGCCTTGGCCGCGTAGTTGACGTTGTGGCCACCGCCGAATGCCGCCGCGATCTCTTGGCACCGCGAGCGAAAGTCGTCTTCATCGATGACAAACAGCGGCGTCCCGTATTCCCGGGCCAGCTCGGTAAGCGGTACCCCGGCAATCCGGGCACAACCCTGTTCATCACGGGTTGTGTTACGCGGCCAGACATTCGGCGCCAGGTACAACAGCTCTTCGGCAGACTGCGGCCGCTGCGGGCTTTCCGGGTGGCGGCTCTCTTCGGCGTGCCGGGGGCCGGCTGGGTGGACGTTCACATTCTCTCCGGGGCAGTCACTCCGAGAATTCCCAGACCGTTGGCGATGACTTGCCGCGTGGCCTGGCACAGGGCCAAGCGCGCGGTATGCAGCTGCGTGGGCTCCTCGTCGCCCTGCGGCAAGACCCGGCAGGAATCGTAGAACCGGTGGTAGTCACCGGCCAGGTCCTCCAGGTAGCGGCACACCCGGTGCGGCTCCCGCAGTGCGGCAGCGGTCTTGAGCATCCGCGGGAAATCACCGAGGGTGCGCAGCAGCACGCCCTCCTTCTCGTGGCTGAGCAGCTCGAGATGGTCGGTGTCCGGGATCAACCCGAGTTCGGCCGCGTTGCGGGCCAGCGCCGAGAGCCGGGCATGCGCGTATTGCACGTAGTAGACCGGGTTCTCATTCGACGCCGAGGACCACAGCGCCAGGTCGATGTCGATGGGAGTGTCCACCGAGGAGCGGATCAGGCTGTAGCGCGCCGCGTCCACGCCGATCGCCTCGACCAGATCGTCGAGGGTGATCACGGTGCCGGCGCGCTTGCTCATCCGGACCGGCTGACCGTCACGGACCAGGTTGACCATCTGTCCGATCAGCACTTCGACGGTGGCCGGGTCCTCGCCGAAGGCAGCTGCGGCGGCCTTGAGCCGGGCGATGTAGCCGTGGTGATCGGCGCCGAGCATGTAGATGCACAGATCGAAGCCACGTTCCCGCTTGTCCAGGTAATACGCGAGGTCACCGGCGATATAGGCCGGCTTGCCGTCACTCTTGATCACGACACGGTCCTTGTCGTCACCAAAAGAACTGCTGCGCAACCACGTTGCGCCATCTTTTTCGTAGATGTTGCCGGTCTCGCGCAGCCGCGCGACGGCCTGATCAACCCGCCCCGTGCTGTGCATCGAGTCTTCGTGGGTATAGACGTCGAAATCCGTGCCGAACTCGTGCAGGGACTCTTTGATGTGACTGAACATCAGGTCGACGCCGATCTCGCGGAACGTCTCGTGCATCTGGGCGTCGGGCAGGCTCAGCGCGTCGGGTGCCTTTTGCAGCACCCGTGCGGCGATGTCGTTGATGTAGGTACCCGCGTAGCCATCGTCGGGAGTCGACTCACCCTTGGCGGCGGCAATCAGGGAGTTGGCGAATCGGTCGATCTGGGCGCCGTGGTCGTTGAAGTAGTATTCGCGCACCACGTCGGCGCCCTGCGTGGACAGCAGCCGGCCCAGGGCGTCGCCAACTGCGGCCCAGCGGGTCCCCCCGATGTGGATGGGTCCGGTCGGGTTGGCCGAGACGAATTCCAGGTTGACCTTGTGCGCGGCCATCAGCTCGGAGTGCCCGAAGCCCGAACCGGCGTCGATGATCGCGTTGACGATCTTGGCCTGCGCCGAGGTCTCGAGGCGCAGGTTGATGAAGCCCGGTCCGGCCACCTCGGCAGACGCGATGCCGTCGGCCTTCGTCAGCGCCTCGGCGATCCATCCGGCCAGCTCACGGGGGTTGGCACCGACCTTCTTGGCGAGTTGCAGGGCCACATTGCTGGCGTAGTCGCCGTGCTCGGGATTGCGCGGCCGCTCCACCACGACGGTCTGAGGCAGAGCAGACGTGTCGAGGGCATGTTCGCTCAACACCGCGGTAGCGGTGGTTTTGAGCAGCTCAGCCAGGTCGGCGGGGGTCACGATCGTCCATCCTATGGTCTGAGGTGCTCGCACCCCGAATCCATAGCGGTGGCAACGCAGTCACCGCGATGCGCTAGTCTGGCGGAGCTTGTTCATGCCCTATGGCGCAGCGCGAAGCAATATGCAGTCGATGCGCCCCCGTAGCTCAGGGGATAGAGCGTCTGCCTCCGGAGCAGAAGGCCGCAGGTTCGAATCCTGCCGGGGGCACCACGGGCTTAGGCAGCTAGAAGCCGTTTTCGGCCACCCGCCTAAACATCGAATGCCCCGGCGTGCACTTCGGAATCCAATCCGTCTGGTATCAGCAAGTGCAGCACTGGCGGAAGGCTCCAATGACGCACAACACCACCACCCCGACCGAGGCGCACACCGCGCTCAACAACGCTCCGCAGCACCTACGGCACGCGAGCCGTTGCGCCGCCCTGGTGTGCTCGGTGTCCGGCGGCTACGACTTGGCCTAGCGGACGAGTACGGCGGCATCCTCGCGGCCGCTGGGACAACCGCGAACCTGATTGACCGCCTCAACGGCTACGTGCCCACACCATCGGTTGACGGTCGTCACGAAGCGATCGACGCCGCGAAAGACCGCCACCCCGCGGGAAGTGCGCCGTGCCCCGCCGCGGATGGGCGGCGTTCGCCGTAGCCGCCAATCACGGGCGCGGCGTGGGTGCTGCTGCACGCTGACCCGGCCGCGTTCGACCCGGCCATCGTCGGCTGGCCCCACGCCCTGTTCGGGCAGCTCGCGGAGCTAGCCCGGTGACCGACAAAACACTCCGGACACAACAGTCGGGGCGGCTATTAACCCCACTGACGTGCTGCCCACCAGGCGCATGACGGGCCCGCGTTGGCCTGGGCGAACGACGACCCCTGCGACAACGACGCAACTGTCCCAGTGTCGTGGGGCACAAGCCTGCTTGCAGCGTGTGCGAAGCGCAGTTCACCGACAACAACGCAGATCACGGCAACGCTGCGGCACGGGACAACGCATTGGCTGAATGATCACAACCAACGCCACTCACTAAACAGACTGGGGCCAAGGCACGCCACCGCACCGCGCGGTGAATATCGACCCACGGGGTAAACGCCTAGACTTCGGTGGCTATGGGACAGGGATTGCAGGTAGTTCCCGCCGAGCTGGCAGCTACGGCCGCCCAATGGTCGGCGCTCAGCTCCCAACTCGTCGGGACGCCGCCGACATCGGGGCAACCATTCCAGGCCACCACAGCGGCGGTGAACGCCGTCAACGCCGCGATCGACGTTGCCGCAGCGGCCTTTACCGCGCGGACGCAGACAACGGCCAGCGGGGTAACCGCGGCTAGCGGCGGATATACCGCCCAAGAAGCCGCTTCAGCCGCCGAGATGGGCGCCATCACAGGGGTGACGGTGGTCTAGATGCCAGCAACGTTGTCACAAATCCAGACATGGTCCACTGAGCACCTCATCGACGCGGCCACCTACTGGACACAAACCGCCGACCGTTGGGAAGACGCCTTTTTTACGATGCGCAACCAGGCGCAATCCGTCACCTGGCACGGCGCCGGCGGCGATGCACTACGACGACGCACCGGCGCCGACCTATCCGTCGTCAGCGGCAAGGCCGACCAGCTACGCCATGCAGCCAAGGTCGCGCGTACCGGTGCCAGTGACATCAGCGCAGCCCAACGAAGCGCCCTCTACGCCGTTCAAGATGCACAGAACGCGGGATTCGATGTCGGCGAAGACCTCTCTGTCTCCTACACTGACCATGGCGGCACAGCCGCAGAACAGGCCGCCCGCCAAGCACGAGCCGAACAGATGGCCAGCGAAATATGTTCCCGCGCTGCGCAATTAGAGGGTGCCGACCAAAAAGTTGCGGGCCAACTCACCGCCACCGCAGGCAACGTCGGCAACGCCACCTTTAAACCGGCGCACAACGGCAACGGAATCCAGTTGGTCGACAACACCGAGCAACACGACGGCCCACAGCCCCCGCCCCCGGCTAAGCCCGGATCACCACCCGACCCGATCAGCTCCATGCTGCTGCCGCCCACTGACACGGCACCGATGTCAGACGCCACGAAACAATGGGTCGACAACATGGTCAAAGCGTTGGCCTCCCGGCCCCCGGACGACCCGATCGCCGTCGAAGCACGCAGGCTCGCATACGAAGCCATGCACCAGCCGTGCAACTCCGCCGAATGGACAGCGGCCGTGACCGGCTTCGCAGGATCATCGGCTGGTGCGCTCGGTACCGCCATAGCGATTCCGGCTGGCCCCGCAGACTGGGCGCTACTCGGCGCGGCGCTACTCGGCGTTGCCGGATCAGGAGCAGGATTGGTCAACTGTGCCACCAAATAGCACCACATACCTCGTCATCGCAGTCGCGGTCGTCGCCGCATGCCTAGCCAGCGCCATCGCAGGGTTCGCCCGACTTCGGCCAGGCGTGCTGCACGCGCGTCGCTACGTCGCAATCATGGGTGTCGCCTGGCTTCTACTGGCCGTCAGTGCAATCGCCAACGCAATACGGGGATCGCTGTGGGGGACTGTTTGCAGCCTTGTACTTCTGGTCCTAATACCCACAGCGGTGTACTCGAAGCTACGTAACAGTTCCCCAAGCTAGAGCAGGTCACCACCCGGGGAGGGCGGCATCCTCGAATCCTGCCCGGGGCACCACCCAAACGCCGCAGTTCACATCCGCTATTCATCCCCCGCCGCGGACCTCACCATCACTCCTGTATCCCAACGAGAGCCCCACTGTCGGCCCAGCGCCAGAAGGCTATCCCGACCGGCGACCGCACCCGAGAACACTTTGTTGCCGCGGCCGGTGCGGACCGGGCGCCACCCTGACATTCGACGACACAGAAGCCGTCTCGAGACATCAGCACGCGCCGGGCTAGATAAACACGTACGGACGCCCATTCACCAGCGAATAGAGTCCGACAAACGCAATCAGCAAGAGAAATAGGGCACTGGACGCCACCTGAGCCAACGCGGTTGCCACATACTGGCCGCCGTACCGCCACAACAGATCCCAAGCCGATTTAACGCCCGCCGACAGGCCGGACAAAGCGTTGGAGACGGCGGTTCCCGCGGCGACCACGACAAGATGCGGGTTATCGAACAAAGCCTGCAACGAGACGGCGTTGGCGGCCTCCGCGCTGGCA is from Mycobacterium marinum and encodes:
- the thrC gene encoding threonine synthase, giving the protein MSASPTAVHKPWPGLIAAYRDRLPVADDWAPVTLLEGGTPLIAAPRLSKQTGCTIHLKVEGLNPTGSFKDRGMTMAVTDALARGQQAVLCASTGNTSASAAAYAARAGITCAVLIPQGKIAMGKLAQAVMHGAKIIQIDGNFDDCLELARKMAADFPTISLVNSVNPVRIEGQKTAAFEIVDALGVAPDVHALPVGNAGNITAYWKGYTEYHRDGIIEKLPRMLGTQAAGAAPLVLGEPVNHPETIATAIRIGSPASWTSAVEAQQQSKGRFLAATDEEILAAYHLVARAEGVFVEPASAASIAGLLKAIDDGWVARGSTVVCTVTGNGLKDPDTALKDMPKVSPVPVDPVAVVEKLGLA
- a CDS encoding homoserine dehydrogenase, translated to MSGDVKPVGVAVLGLGNVGSEVVRIIEESADDLAARVGAPLVLRGVGVRRVADDRGVPIDLLTDDIEKLVSREDVDIVVEVMGPVEPSRKAILTALEHGKSVVTANKALLSTSTGELAQAAESAHVDLYFEAAVAGAIPVIRPLTQSLAGDTVLRVAGIVNGTTNYILSEMDSTGAEYAKALADAGALGYAEADPTADVEGFDAAAKAAILASIAFHTRVTADDVYREGITKITPADFASARALGCTIKLLSICERLTTDEGQQRVSARVYPALVPLSHPLATVNGAFNAVVVEAEAAGRLMFYGQGAGGAPTASAVTGDLVMAARNRVLGSRGPRESKYAQLPVAPMGFISTRYYVSMNVADKAGVLSAVAAEFAKRDVSIAEVRQEGVVDQDGQRIGARIVVVTHLATDAALSETVEALADLDVVENVASVLRLEGNDL
- the lysA gene encoding diaminopimelate decarboxylase, with the protein product MLYLAPNVWPRNTTRDEQGCARIAGVPLTELAREYGTPLFVIDEDDFRSRCQEIAAAFGGGHNVNYAAKAFLCSEIARWVNEEGLSIDVSTGGELAVALHANFPPERITLHGNNKSVAELTTAVKAGVGHIVLDSMIEIERLDAIAGEAGIVQDVFVRLTVGVEAHTHEFISTAHEDQKFGLSISSGAAMAAVRRVFATDHLRLVGLHSHIGSQIFDVDGFELAAHRVIGLLREVVAEFGSEKTAQLATVDLGGGLGISYLSSDDPPPVGELADKLGAIVSNESAAVGLPAPRLVVEPGRAIAGPGTITLYEVGTVKDVDVSATANRRYVSVDGGMSDNIRTALYDAQYDVRLVSRVSDAPATLARVVGKHCESGDIIVRDTWVPDDLQPGDLVAVAATGAYCYSLSSRYNMIGRPAVVAVRAGKARLVLRRETVDDLLSLEVR
- the argS gene encoding arginine--tRNA ligase, which translates into the protein MTPADLAELLKTTATAVLSEHALDTSALPQTVVVERPRNPEHGDYASNVALQLAKKVGANPRELAGWIAEALTKADGIASAEVAGPGFINLRLETSAQAKIVNAIIDAGSGFGHSELMAAHKVNLEFVSANPTGPIHIGGTRWAAVGDALGRLLSTQGADVVREYYFNDHGAQIDRFANSLIAAAKGESTPDDGYAGTYINDIAARVLQKAPDALSLPDAQMHETFREIGVDLMFSHIKESLHEFGTDFDVYTHEDSMHSTGRVDQAVARLRETGNIYEKDGATWLRSSSFGDDKDRVVIKSDGKPAYIAGDLAYYLDKRERGFDLCIYMLGADHHGYIARLKAAAAAFGEDPATVEVLIGQMVNLVRDGQPVRMSKRAGTVITLDDLVEAIGVDAARYSLIRSSVDTPIDIDLALWSSASNENPVYYVQYAHARLSALARNAAELGLIPDTDHLELLSHEKEGVLLRTLGDFPRMLKTAAALREPHRVCRYLEDLAGDYHRFYDSCRVLPQGDEEPTQLHTARLALCQATRQVIANGLGILGVTAPERM
- a CDS encoding PE family protein gives rise to the protein MSDVMVAQELVAAAANDYAKIGVLLGEAHAAAAASTVELLPAAADEVSAGIAHLFSEHAEDYQKVASQVAAFHDRFAAQVNASAGGYASAEAANAVSLQALFDNPHLVVVAAGTAVSNALSGLSAGVKSAWDLLWRYGGQYVATALAQVASSALFLLLIAFVGLYSLVNGRPYVFI